From Phycodurus eques isolate BA_2022a chromosome 20, UOR_Pequ_1.1, whole genome shotgun sequence, a single genomic window includes:
- the prrc2a gene encoding protein PRRC2A isoform X2, which yields MSERSGQTAKGKEGKTKYASLNLFDTYKGKSLETQKPIVPPRHGLQSLGKVASARRMPPPANLPSLKAENKGNDPNVSLIPKDGTGWASKQEQADPKSTDALSAQQQELQQPVASQTPAPTRPRTPPASEVPTVTAMAPASTQAAGARSWAQASVTHGVQGDGGKGSNLPSPFSREEFPTLQAAGDQDKAGKEQGTADQWYGPGPNLRPQNVTSWRDGGGRGLAPTLSGEGAAEGGSGGALLMDGAAGVPSQNSQSQMPPRNPSAGSPALPLPQPPVGPGFPPFRGIMPPFMYPPYLPFPANYGPQGPYRFPPPGEGPAPRLSRSQVGPDSRPQLLSRDAGGEVVRRPSILKQDDLKELDELDHDGDEGWAGAHEEIDYSAKLKFSDDEGDDEGEEDTADSKNDTSEQQKSQEAPLATSCSRASDSSGDNRHSPSSNTDDAPQTPSVKPGWAEGNQGAPSNYQERSHNQSASSASVKGGHTQHQPAAGGPTPPPQPGLLVHGVPGDDEDETWRQRRKQSSTEISAAVERARRRREEEERRMEEERRAACAEKLKRLDEKQQQQQGGNVGGSGGSKTPSLDGNSTAATAGSPSPSLSASASSPNISQPPSPCVDPEEPPVLPVQSSTGLGVGERQRASSNSSYDSNTDAQHCPQPAVSQPQPQQLMLEAPSPVDKEETVCTPHIRGGSGGERGTESVKIENIGGVSSRQAIVPPGQGYSKYQKSLPPRFQRQQQEQLLKQQQWQQQHSQVSQNQISPQPQAPQGPSPVSTPQPGPGPKQGGPLYQPGNLVRPLPMNFDPRWMIMPYMDPRMMQGRPPMDFYSTGMHPSGLIGRERSDSGGSGSDPFDRQQQHPGHPHRGTPPIDPKLAWGPEVFPGGGEGCGINPPLRQRQTSEEEDVTKGPRSDTPPHRIREGGLGPIKQPNTTSGPSNQTPPPVNAPSGSHPPHHYMSGRGNYSNFHDQGARIPPHQQQQQQRAGERGTHSHGFTHQDDVQGRGSQPGQLWGAPHPHYDRNGRADLPNVEGNTHLHHHHSHHPQQPHYTVQTHKLEKSHDRIVEGHPKKTNSSPPLHQPSMSSSCSSSSSSASTREDGNVKATLHHHHHSHREGEAGVRQTINERGSTGSGGHVKHEKTSSVYASHASVTSSPPPAQHGSHSQPQHHPHPRSNQRGVRDHKTETQWGPRPGNTNTGGAFSHGRRANNAGSGNNTRGADDTSHAPSEHKPASQTGGNNPNKRAGPIKKPVMKEMKKEGDVDGGEKSSQGFGKDKEKDGGQATSVKQEASSSHNTSAPSGKEEPAVTIKPRNGGKERPAGGGGGGSGRGPKEADTTSSGFSGSSSRRDRDRSFERRTSYSHNHGVSTKATRGSRGRGGEFYGRGRGYRGTYTANAGPSGGNRGRMASRSGRDYRTSVAVGHHHDSKGEGPGGRHCQDRSHHNPARARNRSETRSEGSEYEEIPKRRRERGSETGSESGASDLGQSDKDDTHKQNTKNGIDNTNTTTSGNISSAPPRGSQARVFTPRGVPSRRGRGGGSGGGNIYRNSGNVGGPAGGHRSAPTSASHGGSSRQPNSARRQQAPSQTSGHKDLSRGGPPVDKKDKTVDGNQAQSHGSNPPQTTLFASAPTTQASADNGAVLTQQASTNPASISGGPNSVPPPVNRGFPPNAFDRPKRRRHMRSQHQQDKPPRFRRLKERENAARINGGGGVIGGGRPSSPSVNSVQESNGTTVTTTLINNAQNANHNTTLTANNNSGGGHLGNANSHQHHHFNQGSTGPTHPQHHHSHGAKSPDFTNQNSDQANEEWETASESSDFTEFRDKEGGGKSYSSHHHHHHFRKGGGGGAVEREMSGKEPQANKRSFSSQRPGMERQNRRVNVGGGGGGGGGRGPRGPPGGGSGGTGNGGGNRGEKRGNWPSPKNRK from the exons ATGTCAGAGCGCTCTGGGCAAACTGCAAAGGGGAAGGAAGGCAAAACCAAGTATGCGTCTCTCAACCTGTTTGATACATACAAAGGAAAGAGCCTTGAAACACAAAAGCCTATTG TTCCCCCCCGCCATGGCTTGCAGTCTCTCGGTAAAGTTGCCTCTGCCCGGCGTATGCCCCCCCCTGCCAATTTGCCAAGTCTGAAGGCGGAGAATAAAGGCAACGATCCCAACGTCTCACTCATTCCCAAAGACGGCACAGGATGGGCAAGCAAACAGGAACAAGCGGACCCAAAGAG TACCGATGCATTGTCAGCACAGCAGCAGGAACTGCAGCAGCCTGTGGCTTCACAGACGCCTGCACCGACCCGCCCGAGAACCCCGCCAGCTTCAGAGGTGCCAACAGTCACA GCTATGGCCCCAGCTTCAACCCAGGCCGCAGGGGCAAGGTCCTGGGCACAGGCCAGTGTTACACATGGAGTACAAGGGGATG GTGGAAAGGGATCAAACCTACCGTCGCCATTCTCTCGCGAGGAATTTCCCACCCTGCAGGCGGCTGGCGACCAGGACAAAGCTGGCAAAGAACAGGGCACTGCAGATCAGTGGTATGGGCCCGGACCAAACCTCCGCCCCCAGA ACGTTACAAGCTGGCGGGACGGTGGGGGCCGAGGCCTGGCACCCACCCTCTCTGGGGAGGGGGCGGCAGAGGGTGGCAGCGGTGGGGCTTTACTGATGGACGGGGCAGCCGGGGTCCCGTCTCAGAATTCGCAGTCCCAGATGCCACCTAGGAACCCTTCCGCAGGCAGCCCCGCCTTACCCCTGCCTCAGCCCCCAGTGGGTCCTGGGTTTCCCCCGTTCCGAGGGATCATGCCTCCATTC ATGTATCCACCATATTTACCCTTCCCGGCAAATTATGGTCCTCAAGGCCCGTACAGGTTTCCACCACCCGGTGAAGGTCCAGCTCCAAG GCTCTCTCGGTCGCAGGTTGGTCCTGACAGCAGGCCTCAGCTTCTCTCACGAGATGCAGGTGGAGAGGTGGTTAGGCGACCCTCAATCCTAAAGCAGGATGACCTCAAGGAGCTCGATGAGTTGGACCACGATGGAGATGAAGGCTGGGCAG GGGCACATGAGGAGATTGATTACTCCGCAAAGTTGAAGTTCAGCGATGATGAAGGAGATGATGAGGGTGAAGAGGACACAGCAGACAGCAAGAATGACACAAG tgaGCAGCAGAAGTCTCAAGAGGCCCCTCTTGCAACCTCATGCTCTCGAGCCTCAGACAGCAGTGGAGATAACCGCCACAGTCCTTCCTCAAACACTGACGATGCCCCACAGACTCCCTCCGTCAAGCCAGGATGGGCTGAGGGCAACCAAGGAGCACCATCCAACTACCAG GAGCGGTCACACAACCAGAGTGCATCATCGGCCTCTGTAAAAGGAGGCCACACCCAGCATCAGCCAGCAGCAGGAGGCCCTACCCCTCCTCCCCAGCCTGGACTGCTGGTCCATGGGGTCCCTGGAGACGACGAAGATGAGACCTGGCGTCAGCGCAGGAAGCAATCTTCGACTGAAATCTCTGCTGCTGTGGAGCGGGCCCGTCGACGCCGTGAGGAGGAGGAACGTCGGATGGAGGAGGAGAGACGTGCAGCCTGTGCAGAAAAATTGAAAAGGCTGGatgagaagcagcagcagcagcaaggcGGCAATGTCGGAGGAAGCGGTGGCAGTAAAACACCCAGCCTTGATGGGAATTCTACAGCAGCCACAGCTGGCAGCCCTAGTCCATCCTTGTCGGCCTCTGCATCTTCCCCCAACATCAGCCAGCCGCCTTCGCCGTGTGTGGACCCTGAAGAGCCTCCTGTGCTGCCTGTGCAGTCGAGCACAGGTCTTGGTGTCGGTGAAAGACAGCGGGcaagcagcaacagcagctaTGACTCTAACACAG ATGCTCAGCATTGTCCTCAGCCAGCTGTGTCGCAGCCACAGCCACAGCAACTTATGTTGGAAGCACCTTCACCAGTAGACAAAGAGGAGACTGTCTGCACTCCTCACATTCGAGGAGGAAGTGGAGGTGAAAGAGGGACAGAATCGGTGAAGATTGAGAATATTGGAGGGGTATCAAGCCGGCAAGCGATCGTTCCTCCGGGCCAGGGTTACTCAAAGTACCAAAAGTCCCTCCCACCTCGTTTTCAGAGGCAACAGCAG GAGCAGCTATTGAAGCAGCAGCAGTGGCAACAGCAGCATAGCCAGGTATCCCAAAACCAGATTTCCCCCCAACCCCAAGCACCGCAGGGTCCTTCACCAGTTTCAACACCCCAGCCAGGACCTGGACCTAAGCAGGGTGGACCACTGTATCAACCGGGCAATTTAGTACGGCCACTTCCAATGAATTTTGACCCACGCTGGATGATTATGCCCTACATGGACCCACGCATGATGCAAGGCCGCCCGCCCATGGACTTCTATTCCACTGGCATGCACCCATCGG GGCTTATTGGGCGTGAGCGATCTGATTCGGGAGGATCTGGTTCAGACCCATTTGATCGGCAACAACAGCATCCAGGGCACCCTCACCGTGGTACTCCCCCTATTGATCCTAAATTGGCCTGGGGGCCTGAGGTATTTCCTGGTGGAGGGGAAGGTTGCGGGATTAATCCCCCTCTGAGGCAGAGGCAGACGTCAGAAGAAGAGGATGTGACCAAAGGGCCCAG GAGTGACACTCCTCCACATCGCATCCGAGAGGGTGGATTGGGACCCATCAAGCAGCCCAACACAACTTCTGGGCCGTCAAATCAGACGCCACCTCCTGTTAATGCGCCAAGTGGCAGTCACCCCCCTCATCATTACATGAGTGGGCGGGGCAACTACAGCAACTTCCATGATCAAGGTGCAAGGATACCACCccaccagcagcagcaacaacaaagaGCTGGTGAAAGGGGAACCCACTCCCATGGCTTCACCCATCAGGATGACGTCCAAGGCCGAGGATCTCAGCCAGGCCAACTGTGGGGGGCTCCACACCCTCACTACGATCGTAACGGCCGTGCAGACCTCCCTAATGTAGAGGGCAACACTCATCTACACCACCATCACAGCCACCACCCTCAGCAGCCTCACTACACTGTCCAAACCCATAAGCTCGAGAAGAGTCATGACAGGATAGTTGAGGGCCATCCAAAAAAGACCAACTCTTCTCCCCCACTCCACCAGCCCTCCATGTCATCCTCATGctcatcatcttcctcttctGCTTCTACCAGGGAAGATGGCAATGTCAAGGCCActttgcatcatcatcatcattctcaCAGAGAAGGTGAAGCTGGTGTCAGGCAAACTATTAATGAAAGAGGCAGTACCGGCAGTGGTGGTcatgtaaaacatgaaaaaacaagCTCTGTGTATGCATCACATGCTTCTGTGACCTCCAGCCCACCTCCTGCTCAACATGGCAGTCACTCCCAGCCCCAGCACCATCCCCATCCAAGGTCAAACCAAAGAGGGGTGCGTGATCATAAAACCGAGACCCAGTGGGGCCCTCGTCCTGGCAACACCAACACAGGTGGGGCTTTTTCTCATGGCAGGAGGGccaacaatgcaggtagtggGAACAATACCCGTGGCGCAGATGACACTTCCCATGCTCCATCGGAGCACAAGCCCGCAAGCCAGACAGGAGGCAACAATCCCAACAAAAGGGCGGGTCCAATCAAGAAGCCAGTGATGAAAGAGATGAAGAAAGAGGGAGATGTTGACGGAGGAGAAAAATCAAGCCAAGGCTTTGGTAAAGATAAAGAGAAGGATGGTGGCCAAGCCACCTCAGTAAAACAGGAGGCCTCCTCCTCTCATAACACATCAGCTCCATCAGGCAAAGAAGAGCCTGCTGTGACAATAAAACCCAGGAATGGCGGGAAAGAACGGCCAGCTGGAGGAGGTGGCGGTGGGTCAGGGAGAGGACCTAAAGAGGCAGACACCACTTCTTCAGGATTTTCAGGATCCTCATCCCGGAGAGACAGAGACCGTTCTTTTGAGAGAAGAACCAGCTATTCCCATAATCATGGAGTCTCCACCAAAGCAACCAGAGGCAGTCGTGGGCGAGGTGGGGAGTTTTACGGCCGTGGTCGTGGTTATAGGGGCACCTACACAGCCAATGCTGGGCCTAGTGGTGGTAACCGTGGCAGAATGGCCAGCAGGAGTGGCAGAGACTATCGCACATCTGTTGCTGTTGGCCACCATCACGATTCAAAGGGTGAGGGCCCTGGTGGTAGGCATTGTCAAGATAGGTCCCATCACAACCCAGCCAGGGCCAGGAATCGTAGTGAAACACGCAGTGAAGGCTCAGAGTATGAAGAAATtcccaagaggaggagggagagagGCTCAGAGACGGGCAGCGAGAGTGGTGCAAGTGACCTTGGTCAATCGGACAAGGATGACACCCACAAACAGAACACCAAGAATGGCATTGATAATACCAACACCACTACCAGTGGCAACATTTCATCTGCACCCCCAAGAGGGTCACAGGCTCGGGTTTTCACCCCGAGGGGAGTGCCATCAAGGAGGGGCAGGGGCGGTGGTAGCGGAGGAGGAAATATCTACAGGAATAGTGGCAATGTTGGAGGGCCAGCTGGGGGACACAGATCTGCACCCACTTCGGCCTCTCATGGGGGCTCCTCAAGGCAGCCAAACTCTGCACGAAGGCAGCAAGCCCCGTCACAAACTTCAGGGCACAAGGACTTGAGCAGGGGAGGGCCTCCTGTGGATAAGAAGGATAAGACAGTTGATGGAAATCAAGCTCAAAGTCACGGATCCAATCCTCCGCAGACCACTTTGTTTGCTTCAGCTCCTACCACTCAAGCGTCCGCTGACAATGGAGCTGTTTTGACCCAACAAGCTTCAACCAACCCTGCATCAATCAGTGGTGGGCCAAATTCAGTCCCTCCTCCTGTTAACCGTGGGTTCCCTCCCAATGCCTTTGACCGACCCAAGCGTCGTCGCCACATGCGTTCCCAACATCAGCAGGACAAGCCACCTCGCTTCCGCAGGCTGAAGGAGCGAGAGAACGCCGCACGGATCAATGGTGGAGGGGGGGTGATTGGAGGAGGAAGGCCCTCCTCTCCTTCTGTGAACTCAGTTCAGGAAAGTAACGGAACCACTGTCACAACAACACTGATCAATAACGCGCAGAATGCCAACCACAACACCACGCTTACAGCTAACAATAACAGTGGCGGTGGACACCTCGGCAATGCAAACAGCCACCAGCACCACCACTTCAACCAGGGAAGTACTGGGCCCACCCACCCCCAGCACCACCACAGCCATGGAGCAAAGTCCCCAGACTTCACCAACCAGAATTCAGACCAGGCAAACGAGGAGTGGGAGACAGCTTCCGAGAGCAGCGACTTCACTGAGTTTCGAGACAAAGAGGGAGGAGGGAAGTCGTATTCTTctcaccatcaccaccaccacttcAGGaagggtggaggaggaggtgccGTCGAACGTGAGATGTCAGGTAAAGAGCCCCAAGCTAATAAAAGAAGCTTTTCAAGCCAACGTCCTGGCATGGAAAGGCAAAACCGGAGGGTTAACGTcggaggaggtggtggtgggggtggagGCAGAGGCCCTCGAGGTCCACCTGGTGGTGGCTCCGGTGGGACAGGAAATGGAGGTGGAAACCGTGGGGAGAAGCGGGGCAACTGGCCCTCCCCAAAAAATA